The following are encoded together in the Tatumella ptyseos genome:
- the rppH gene encoding RNA pyrophosphohydrolase has protein sequence MIDDDGYRPNVGIVICNRQGQVLWARRFGQHSWQFPQGGINSGETAEQAMYRELFEEVGLHRKDVRILASTRNWLRYKLPKRLVRWDTRPVCIGQKQKWFLLQLQCQDSAVNVQRSSTPEFDGWRWVSFWYPVRQVVSFKRDVYRRVMKEFATSLMAQPEGGGQRSNYSGRRKRG, from the coding sequence GTGATCGATGATGATGGCTACCGCCCTAACGTGGGTATCGTAATTTGTAATCGCCAAGGACAGGTTTTATGGGCTCGGCGATTTGGACAGCACTCTTGGCAATTTCCGCAAGGCGGGATTAATTCTGGCGAGACGGCTGAACAGGCGATGTACCGAGAATTATTTGAAGAAGTGGGACTGCACCGTAAAGATGTGCGTATTCTTGCTTCGACACGTAATTGGTTGCGCTACAAATTACCTAAACGTCTAGTGCGATGGGATACTCGGCCTGTGTGTATCGGCCAAAAACAGAAGTGGTTTCTGTTACAACTTCAGTGTCAAGATTCTGCCGTCAATGTGCAACGGAGCAGTACGCCGGAATTTGATGGGTGGCGCTGGGTGAGTTTTTGGTATCCAGTCCGTCAGGTGGTCTCTTTCAAACGGGACGTTTATCGACGGGTAATGAAAGAATTTGCAACATCGTTAATGGCTCAACCGGAAGGGGGAGGCCAGCGTTCGAATTACTCAGGCCGGCGTAAAAGGGGTTGA
- the mutH gene encoding DNA mismatch repair endonuclease MutH, which produces MPLAYLDPPTSERELLSRAQRIAGKTFADVAIEHGVQMPANLQRNKGWVGNLIELALGAQAGSKAEQDFAHLGIELKTIPINAKGEPLETTFVCVAPLTGNIGVTWPQSHVRQKLAKVLWIPIEGERTIPLAERRIGAPLLWQPSPEEDHQLQTDWEELMEMIALGRVEAITARHGEYLQIRPKAANNRALTEAIGPSGNKILTLPRGFYLKKRFTAPLLARHFG; this is translated from the coding sequence ATGCCATTAGCCTATCTTGATCCACCCACCTCTGAACGAGAACTGCTGAGCCGAGCGCAACGGATTGCAGGGAAAACCTTTGCTGACGTGGCCATTGAACACGGTGTGCAAATGCCAGCAAACCTACAACGTAATAAAGGTTGGGTGGGGAATTTAATTGAGTTAGCACTCGGGGCACAAGCGGGCAGTAAAGCTGAGCAAGATTTCGCGCACTTGGGGATAGAACTAAAAACCATTCCAATCAATGCTAAAGGCGAACCGCTGGAAACGACCTTTGTCTGCGTGGCACCGTTAACCGGCAATATCGGCGTCACTTGGCCGCAAAGCCATGTTCGCCAAAAACTGGCTAAGGTCCTATGGATACCTATTGAAGGTGAGCGAACGATTCCCCTTGCCGAACGTCGTATTGGTGCACCGCTTCTGTGGCAACCTTCTCCAGAAGAAGACCACCAATTGCAAACGGATTGGGAGGAGTTAATGGAGATGATTGCATTAGGTCGTGTCGAAGCGATTACCGCTCGCCATGGTGAATACCTACAGATCCGCCCTAAAGCCGCCAACAATCGGGCCTTGACCGAGGCGATCGGGCCTTCCGGGAATAAAATTCTCACGCTGCCACGTGGCTTCTATTTGAAGAAGCGTTTTACTGCTCCATTACTGGCTAGGCACTTTGGTTAA
- a CDS encoding NADP(H)-dependent aldo-keto reductase, which produces MHYHRIPHSSLEISQLGLGTMTFGEQNSEADAHQQLDYARERGINLIDTAEMYPVPPRPETQGLTESYIGSWLKRSGERDKIILASKVAGPVRGNDASIRPQQALDRKNIRQALEASLSRLNTDYLDLYQLHWPQRPTNCFGKLEYQYSEDNVPVTLLETLEALSEHVRAGKIRYIGVSNETPWGVMRYLQLAEKHDLPRIVSIQNPYSLVNRSFEIGLSEISQFEGIELLAYSSLAFGTLSGKYLGGKRPEKARNTLFSRFTRYNGEYTEQAIAQYVALAEAHQLDPCQMALAYVRQQPFVASTLLGATTLEQLKQNIDSFEVTLNEEVLAGIEAIHRRFPNPAP; this is translated from the coding sequence ATGCACTATCACCGTATTCCCCATAGTAGTCTCGAGATTAGTCAATTAGGCTTGGGTACCATGACCTTCGGTGAGCAAAACAGCGAAGCGGATGCCCACCAACAACTTGATTATGCACGCGAACGTGGAATCAACCTGATTGATACTGCCGAAATGTATCCCGTTCCCCCCCGCCCTGAAACCCAAGGTCTCACCGAAAGCTATATTGGGAGTTGGTTAAAGAGAAGCGGGGAACGCGACAAGATCATACTCGCCAGCAAAGTGGCAGGTCCGGTCCGTGGCAATGATGCCTCTATTCGCCCACAACAGGCCTTAGACCGAAAAAATATTCGCCAAGCTTTGGAAGCAAGCCTTAGCCGTCTCAATACCGATTATCTGGATCTTTACCAATTACATTGGCCCCAGCGCCCCACGAACTGTTTTGGTAAATTGGAGTATCAATACAGCGAAGATAATGTCCCGGTAACTTTATTGGAGACATTGGAAGCGTTATCGGAGCATGTGCGGGCAGGAAAAATTCGCTATATCGGCGTATCGAATGAAACACCATGGGGAGTGATGCGTTATCTGCAACTTGCAGAAAAACATGACCTTCCACGAATCGTATCGATCCAAAATCCTTACAGTTTAGTCAATCGTAGCTTCGAGATTGGATTATCTGAAATCAGTCAGTTCGAAGGGATTGAATTACTCGCCTACTCTTCCCTCGCCTTTGGCACACTGAGCGGTAAATATTTGGGGGGGAAACGTCCAGAGAAGGCTCGTAACACCTTATTTAGCCGCTTTACGCGCTATAACGGCGAATACACTGAACAAGCTATCGCGCAATATGTCGCGCTGGCTGAAGCACACCAGCTAGACCCTTGCCAGATGGCGTTAGCCTACGTGCGGCAACAACCATTCGTTGCAAGTACCTTGCTAGGTGCAACCACCTTAGAACAGTTGAAGCAGAATATTGATAGTTTCGAGGTGACGTTGAATGAAGAGGTTCTCGCGGGTATTGAGGCGATCCATCGCCGTTTTCCTAATCCTGCGCCTTAA
- the lplT gene encoding lysophospholipid transporter LplT: MKLSAESPLNVPGIRPVLLAQFFSAFADNALLFATLALLKNAEYPDWSQPILQMVFVIAYILLAPFVGHFADRFSKGRVMMVANSIKLIGVIAIGVNFSPFLGYSLVGIGAAAYSPAKYGILGELLPSKQLVKGNGLMEGSTIAAILLGSVSGGILADWHVSTALLVCAIIYALAVMANVMIPKLEAARPHGNYNPKRLINQFVQATQTLWHDKTCRFSLIGTSMFWGAGVTLRFLLVIWVPVALGIQDNTTPTTLNAMVALGIVVGAFLAAKWVSLQHAGKALPAGIAVGLLVVVFALETHLLPAYGLLVLVGIFGGFFVVPLNALLQERGQQTVGTGSAIAVQNLGENSVMLGMLVLYSVAIWLGASAVVTGVAFGILFALAITCLWLWQLKRKA; the protein is encoded by the coding sequence ATGAAATTATCTGCAGAATCACCCCTTAATGTACCGGGCATTCGCCCGGTTTTATTGGCGCAATTTTTCTCCGCCTTCGCGGATAATGCGCTACTTTTTGCTACCTTGGCCCTGCTCAAAAATGCCGAGTATCCAGATTGGAGCCAGCCAATCCTACAAATGGTGTTTGTCATTGCTTATATCCTGTTAGCACCCTTTGTCGGCCATTTTGCGGATCGTTTCTCCAAGGGACGAGTTATGATGGTGGCTAACAGTATTAAGCTGATTGGCGTCATTGCGATTGGCGTCAATTTCAGTCCATTCCTTGGCTATAGCTTGGTCGGTATTGGTGCAGCGGCTTACTCGCCAGCTAAATATGGTATTTTGGGCGAGTTACTGCCAAGCAAGCAGTTAGTGAAAGGAAATGGCCTGATGGAGGGATCGACCATCGCAGCCATTCTGCTAGGTTCAGTCAGCGGCGGTATTTTGGCCGATTGGCATGTCTCTACCGCTCTCTTAGTCTGTGCCATTATCTATGCCCTAGCGGTGATGGCAAATGTCATGATCCCCAAGTTGGAAGCGGCACGCCCTCATGGTAATTACAATCCAAAACGCCTGATAAATCAGTTTGTGCAGGCGACTCAAACCCTGTGGCATGATAAAACCTGCCGCTTTTCGTTGATTGGTACCAGTATGTTCTGGGGAGCTGGGGTGACCTTACGTTTCCTGTTAGTTATCTGGGTTCCGGTCGCGCTAGGTATTCAAGATAACACCACACCGACCACCTTGAATGCGATGGTGGCCCTAGGGATTGTTGTGGGGGCCTTTCTGGCGGCGAAATGGGTCTCTTTACAGCATGCGGGTAAAGCGTTACCGGCGGGCATAGCGGTAGGATTATTAGTCGTGGTTTTCGCGCTAGAAACCCATTTACTCCCTGCTTACGGATTATTAGTCTTAGTTGGTATCTTTGGGGGCTTTTTCGTTGTCCCTCTTAATGCCTTGCTCCAAGAGCGTGGACAACAAACTGTGGGAACGGGAAGTGCTATCGCCGTACAAAATCTCGGTGAAAATAGCGTGATGCTGGGCATGTTGGTGCTGTACAGCGTGGCAATTTGGCTAGGGGCTTCTGCAGTAGTAACAGGCGTCGCGTTCGGCATTTTGTTTGCGCTCGCGATCACCTGTTTATGGTTGTGGCAGTTAAAAAGAAAAGCGTGA
- a CDS encoding YgdI/YgdR family lipoprotein, producing the protein MIKVVLLLVGVTGSLLLSGCSSDYVMATKDGKMLVTEGKPIIDKETGLVEYTDQQGHTTQINSDDISSIIKK; encoded by the coding sequence ATGATTAAAGTTGTTTTACTACTCGTCGGCGTAACCGGCAGCTTATTACTGAGCGGGTGTTCGAGCGATTACGTGATGGCCACTAAAGATGGGAAAATGCTGGTTACTGAAGGCAAACCCATTATAGATAAAGAGACCGGACTGGTTGAGTACACTGACCAACAGGGCCACACTACGCAAATTAATAGCGACGATATTTCCAGTATTATAAAAAAATAA